A DNA window from Aquarana catesbeiana isolate 2022-GZ linkage group LG01, ASM4218655v1, whole genome shotgun sequence contains the following coding sequences:
- the LOC141124043 gene encoding LOW QUALITY PROTEIN: E3 ubiquitin/ISG15 ligase TRIM25-like (The sequence of the model RefSeq protein was modified relative to this genomic sequence to represent the inferred CDS: deleted 2 bases in 1 codon) has protein sequence MASADLRKELECSVCLDFYTDPVTLKCGHNFCRDCIGRVLDTQEGSGGYSCPECREEFQDRPALHRNITLRNIVENFLSTHPDREESGVFCTYCIHTPVPAVISCLMCEASLCDNHLRVHSKSPEHVLCDPTTSLENRKCSVHKKILEYYCTEDSTCICISCCLIGDHIGHKKESLDEASEMKKKKLRNVLQKLMSEREEMEKRVQSLQEHRRKVQGEADDETERVTVLFRDLRRRLEDLEKRVLREISGQAERISGIINDLVQDLEIKKEELSRKMGDIEELCNMTDPLTVLQESDTGDLCDTEDGDDEDRERHDKLLHDGGDLDVGGISHTLHTGLSDIMSGVNVEKCPGTHVYPHSTTKGKGHINTEPYRPRPQPSPTVRPSRRPPQPSPTIQPSRRPPQPSPTIQPSRRPPQPSTTIQLSRRPPQPFPTIQHSHLQVGGPNIGAVQQTSGVSGVTDILLDVRTAGNSLHISDDRKTASSSLSHQNRPETPERFQCYQVMSSQRFSSGRHYWEVDVGGSLIWRVGMCYPSIDRRGDQSLIGYNKKSWCLEGGGGLWDNQYSVIHDSNKTPLPGGVSSRRVGIDLDYEARRISFYDLCDPIRHLHTFTTTFTEPLHAGVYVGGGDGYIKI, from the exons atggcgtctgctgatctgaggaaggagctggaatgttccgtctgtctggacttttatacagatcctgtaaccctgaaatgtggacataacttctgccgggactgtattggtcgtgtgttggatacacaggaggggtctggaggttattcctgtcctgaatgtagagaagagttccaggatcggcctgcactgcacaggaacataacactacgtaacatagtggagaatttcctgtccacCCATCCAGatcgggaggagtccggggtcttctgtacttactgtattcacactcctgtacctgctgtgatatcctgtctgatgtgtgaagcttctctgtgtgacaatcacctgagagtccacagcaagtcaccagaacacgtcttatgtgaccccaccacttccctggagaacaggaaatgctccgtccataagaagatcctggagtattactgcactgaggactccacCTGTATCTGTATATCTTGTTGTCTGATTGGAGATCACATCGGCCATAAGAAGGAATctctggatgaggcctctgagatgaagaagaagaaactgaggaatgttctgcagaaactaatgtcagagagagaggagatggagaaaagagtccagagtctgcaggaacacaggaggaaagtacaaggagaagcagatgatgaaacagagagagtcactgtcctgttcagagacctcaggagacgtctggaagacctggagaagagagtcctgagggaaatctccgggcaggcagagcggatctccgggataatcaatgatctggtccaggatctggaaataaagaaggaggagctgtccaggaagatgggggacattgaggagctgtgtaacatgacggatccactgactgtcctacaggaatcagacacaggtgacttgtgtgatactgaggatggagatgatgaggacagagagagacatgataaactcctccatgatggaggggatctggatgtgggggggatctcacacacattacacacaggtttatctgatatcatgtctggggtaaatGTAGAGAAATGTCCAGGCACACATGTCTATCCACATTCTACTACAAAGGGCAAAGGTCACATCAATACTGAACCAtacaggccacgcccccaaccctCCCCCACCGTACGACCATCCAGGAGACCtccccaaccctcccccaccatacaaccatccaggagacctccccaaccctcccccaccatacaaccATCCAGGAGACCTCCCCAACCCTCCACCACCATACAACTATCCAGGAGACCTCCCCAACCCTTCCCCACCATACAACACTCACACCTCCAGGTTGGAGGTCCAAATATTGGGGCTGTACAGCAAACATCGGGGGTGTCGGgggttacagacatattactggatgtgaggacagctggtaatagtctacatatatcagatgacaggaaaactgcatCCTCCTCATTATCACATCAGAAtcgcccagaaacaccagagaggtttCAGTGttatcaggtgatgagcagtcagaggttctcctcagggagacattactgggaagtggatgtcggggggtcATTGATATGGAGAgttgggatgtgttaccccagtatagacaggagaggagatcAGTCACTGATTGGTTATAATAAGAAGTCCTggtgtttggagggggggggg gggttgtgggataATCAGTACTCAGTAATACATGACAGTAATAAGACCCCATTACCCGGCGGTGTCTCCAGTAGGAGAGTcgggatagatctggattatgaggccaggcggatctccttttatgatctgtgtgacccgatccgacatctccacaccttcaccaccaccttcactgagcccctccatgctggggtatATGTAGGGGGAGGGGATGGTTATATAAAGATATGA